One segment of Candidatus Hydrogenedentota bacterium DNA contains the following:
- the lepA gene encoding translation elongation factor 4 gives MAALVEHIRNFCIIAHIDHGKSTLADRLLEITGTVDSRNMKEQTLDMMEIERERGITIKSVAVRMKYRADNGQEYVLNLIDTPGHVDFSYEVSRSLAACEGALLLVDAAQGVEAQTLANAYKAIEQDLEIIPVINKIDLPSADIESARRQIQDVIGLDGNGAILASAKVGTGAHDILEAIIARIPAPKGDRARPLRALIFDAVYNSYRGVIVYVRVMEGVLETGMRVMMMSNGMRYEAVEIGVLTPGMQPVKRLEAGEVGYLICNIKTLQSTKIGDTVTEAQHPAAEPLPGYEDVQPVVFCGMYPAVETDYQELRDALERLQLNDCSFSFQADSSDALGLGFRLGFLGLLHMEIVQERLEREFNLTLVTTVPNVAYRITKTGGQELTIENASKMPPSNEIETIYEPYIEADILCPTEYLSAVIDLCKKKRGIHVRVDYIDARRCMAVYQMPLAEIVLDFYDKLKTISRGYGSLEYRLIGYRPGDLVKLDILLNGEAVDALSSIVHRDRAVYLGRQLASKLRKLIPRQQFEVAIQAAIGNRVIVRETISPLRKNVTAKCYGGDITRKRKLLEKQKEGKRRMKQVGTVEVPQEAFMALLRVNEEAE, from the coding sequence ATGGCGGCATTAGTGGAACACATACGCAATTTCTGCATCATCGCGCACATCGATCATGGCAAATCCACGTTGGCGGATCGCCTGCTCGAAATCACCGGCACGGTGGATTCGCGCAACATGAAGGAACAGACGCTCGACATGATGGAAATCGAGCGTGAACGCGGCATCACCATCAAGTCGGTGGCCGTGCGCATGAAATACCGCGCGGACAACGGCCAGGAATATGTGCTGAACCTCATAGACACGCCGGGGCATGTGGACTTTTCGTACGAGGTGTCTCGGAGTCTTGCGGCGTGCGAGGGCGCGTTGCTGCTGGTGGATGCGGCGCAAGGCGTCGAGGCCCAGACGCTCGCGAACGCCTACAAGGCCATCGAGCAGGATCTTGAAATCATTCCGGTCATCAACAAGATTGACCTACCCAGCGCGGACATCGAGTCGGCCCGGCGGCAGATCCAGGACGTGATCGGTCTCGATGGCAACGGGGCGATACTGGCCAGCGCCAAAGTCGGCACGGGCGCGCACGACATTCTCGAGGCGATTATCGCCCGCATTCCCGCGCCAAAAGGCGATCGGGCAAGGCCGCTGCGTGCGCTCATCTTCGACGCGGTCTATAATTCGTACCGGGGCGTCATCGTGTATGTGCGCGTGATGGAGGGGGTGCTCGAAACCGGCATGCGGGTCATGATGATGTCGAACGGAATGCGGTACGAGGCCGTGGAAATCGGCGTGCTGACCCCGGGCATGCAACCGGTGAAACGGCTCGAGGCGGGCGAGGTGGGCTATCTGATCTGCAACATCAAAACGTTGCAGAGCACGAAAATCGGCGACACGGTCACCGAGGCCCAGCATCCCGCCGCCGAGCCTTTGCCCGGATACGAGGACGTGCAGCCGGTCGTCTTTTGCGGGATGTATCCGGCGGTTGAAACCGATTACCAGGAATTGCGTGACGCGCTCGAACGGCTTCAACTCAACGATTGCTCGTTTTCGTTCCAGGCCGACAGTTCCGACGCGCTCGGCCTTGGATTTCGCTTGGGATTCCTCGGTCTGCTGCACATGGAAATCGTGCAGGAACGGCTCGAGCGCGAGTTCAATCTGACGCTCGTCACGACGGTGCCAAACGTCGCCTATCGCATCACCAAGACCGGCGGACAGGAATTGACCATCGAAAACGCATCGAAAATGCCGCCGTCGAACGAAATCGAAACCATTTACGAACCCTATATCGAAGCGGACATTCTATGTCCCACCGAGTACCTGAGCGCGGTCATAGACCTGTGCAAGAAAAAACGCGGCATCCATGTCCGCGTGGATTACATAGACGCGCGGCGCTGCATGGCCGTCTACCAGATGCCGCTGGCCGAAATCGTGCTGGATTTCTACGACAAGTTGAAGACGATTTCGCGCGGATACGGTTCGCTCGAATACCGCCTGATCGGCTACCGGCCCGGCGACTTGGTCAAACTGGACATTCTGTTGAACGGCGAAGCGGTGGACGCCTTGTCGTCCATCGTACACCGCGACCGCGCCGTGTATCTGGGCCGCCAGTTGGCGTCGAAATTGCGTAAACTAATCCCGCGCCAGCAGTTCGAGGTGGCGATCCAGGCCGCCATCGGCAACCGGGTGATCGTGCGCGAGACGATCAGCCCCCTGCGCAAGAACGTCACCGCCAAGTGCTATGGCGGCGATATCACGCGCAAGCGAAAATTGCTCGAAAAACAAAAGGAAGGCAAACGCCGAATGAAACAGGTCGGCACCGTCGAAGTGCCGCAGGAAGCGTTCATGGCCCTTCTGCGCGTCAACGAGGAAGCGGAATAG
- a CDS encoding GatB/YqeY domain-containing protein: MSIKERVQEEITKALKARDTIRLECLRLAKGAILLKEKESAAELTDEMSGAALRAEIKKRQQSIEIFRQHGKEAEAAAAENEIRIIEEFLPKQMSADEIEAKVRAYLAEHPELNHPGKLTGALKKELGDRADGKVLNEICRKALGV, encoded by the coding sequence ATGAGCATCAAGGAACGGGTCCAGGAGGAAATCACCAAGGCCCTGAAGGCGCGCGACACGATCCGCCTGGAATGTCTTCGGCTGGCCAAGGGCGCCATCCTGTTGAAGGAAAAGGAATCGGCGGCCGAATTGACGGATGAGATGTCGGGCGCCGCGCTGCGCGCCGAAATCAAGAAACGCCAGCAGAGCATCGAGATCTTCCGGCAGCACGGCAAGGAAGCCGAAGCCGCCGCGGCCGAAAACGAAATACGGATCATCGAGGAATTCCTGCCCAAACAGATGTCCGCGGACGAAATCGAGGCGAAGGTCCGCGCCTATCTGGCGGAACACCCCGAATTGAACCATCCCGGCAAATTGACCGGCGCCCTCAAGAAAGAATTGGGCGATCGGGCCGATGGCAAGGTCCTCAACGAAATCTGCAGGAAGGCGCTCGGCGTTTGA
- a CDS encoding formylglycine-generating enzyme family protein, whose amino-acid sequence MRSERLRKWVPGVWLALAAGWLAGCPAIEPGDMVNLRAATFIMGQREGGEPSGNGDEVPRHTVHLSAYAIGKYAVTNAQYAAALNWALEQGYLQTRDGQPYAGGDVYEGGQMLIDLAPFDYDGLYCAIQFKDGVFAVEPRDELSMDNHPVVNVTWFGCAAYCNWLSRAAGLAPCYDETTWERFEPVRNGYRLPTEAEWEYAAAWDSAATPPRWIYGCRTDKLDKSRANYDKANPLQLKRYPFTTPVGYYNGINKDTVDSPSPAGCYDMTGNVWNWVEDRYGPYSAQEQTNPAGPATGDHRVLRGGGWAMKDRDCRVSYRIYNVPDDWYYSFGFRVARSR is encoded by the coding sequence ATGCGAAGTGAACGTCTGCGGAAATGGGTTCCCGGCGTGTGGTTGGCGCTTGCGGCGGGATGGCTTGCGGGATGTCCGGCGATCGAACCGGGCGACATGGTCAACCTGCGCGCGGCCACATTCATCATGGGCCAGCGCGAAGGCGGCGAACCCAGCGGCAACGGCGATGAAGTGCCGCGCCACACCGTTCATCTGAGCGCGTATGCCATCGGCAAATACGCCGTGACGAACGCGCAGTATGCCGCCGCCCTGAATTGGGCGCTCGAACAGGGGTATCTGCAAACCCGTGACGGCCAGCCCTATGCCGGAGGCGACGTCTACGAGGGCGGGCAGATGCTGATAGACCTTGCGCCGTTCGATTACGACGGCCTGTACTGCGCCATTCAATTCAAGGATGGAGTCTTTGCCGTCGAACCGCGGGACGAACTTTCGATGGACAATCATCCCGTGGTCAACGTCACATGGTTCGGGTGCGCGGCGTATTGCAACTGGCTGAGCCGCGCCGCCGGTCTCGCGCCCTGTTACGACGAGACGACGTGGGAACGGTTCGAACCGGTTCGCAACGGTTACCGGCTGCCGACCGAAGCCGAATGGGAGTATGCGGCCGCATGGGATTCCGCCGCCACGCCGCCTCGCTGGATTTACGGGTGCCGGACGGACAAACTGGACAAATCCCGCGCCAATTACGACAAGGCGAATCCTCTCCAACTGAAACGATATCCATTCACCACGCCGGTCGGTTATTACAACGGCATCAACAAGGACACGGTGGACAGTCCCAGCCCGGCGGGCTGTTACGACATGACGGGGAACGTTTGGAACTGGGTTGAAGACCGGTACGGTCCCTATTCGGCGCAGGAACAGACGAATCCGGCGGGACCCGCGACGGGCGATCACCGGGTGTTGCGCGGCGGCGGATGGGCGATGAAAGACCGCGATTGCCGCGTGTCCTACCGCATCTACAACGTGCCCGACGACTGGTATTACTCCTTCGGTTTCCGCGTCGCGCGGTCGCGTTGA
- the lepB gene encoding signal peptidase I, translating to MEHRVLQRLKRAIESITGPWTLRNALMWAGLIGLVLVFRWLIMEPYSIPTGSMEPTLHGDPRLLRGDRIAVNKLVYGPRVPFMQKRLFRLWEPKRWDIVVFHSPDPNAVHPTLVKRVVGLPGERIHIADGKIHVNGLAVEPPPELRSVLNYTTQLKRSREDVQAFILQLIRRSDAFPAMLNPANQGVQDLMKELNAIREKLNGRGTDTLSQAEIDDLLKGLSPLSLYIAEELLGLEQAAQFPLRYGVRTEDEYAVVPPGCYLVLGDNSGDSVDGRYFGWLPNGNIYGRVVCTWWPVDRWRDFTGFSKTWWGKGILYGPPALLIAWEGLAVVRRRRARNGG from the coding sequence GTGGAACACCGCGTGCTGCAAAGGCTGAAGCGCGCAATCGAATCCATCACGGGGCCGTGGACGCTCCGCAATGCGCTGATGTGGGCCGGACTCATTGGCTTGGTTCTGGTTTTTCGCTGGCTGATCATGGAGCCGTACTCGATTCCGACCGGCTCGATGGAACCGACCCTGCACGGGGATCCGCGATTGCTGCGCGGCGACCGAATCGCCGTCAACAAACTGGTCTACGGGCCGCGTGTGCCGTTCATGCAGAAACGCCTGTTCCGCCTGTGGGAACCGAAGCGGTGGGATATCGTCGTGTTCCACTCGCCCGATCCGAATGCCGTACATCCCACGCTGGTCAAGCGGGTCGTGGGGCTGCCCGGCGAACGGATCCACATTGCGGATGGAAAAATCCACGTAAACGGCCTGGCTGTCGAACCGCCGCCGGAACTGCGTTCCGTGCTCAACTACACTACGCAATTGAAACGGAGCCGTGAAGACGTGCAGGCGTTTATTCTGCAACTCATCCGGCGCAGCGACGCCTTTCCCGCGATGCTTAACCCCGCCAACCAAGGCGTGCAGGACCTCATGAAGGAACTGAATGCCATCCGCGAAAAATTGAACGGTCGCGGCACGGATACCCTGAGCCAGGCCGAAATTGACGATCTACTCAAGGGACTAAGTCCTTTGAGCCTGTATATCGCGGAGGAACTCCTGGGGCTGGAGCAGGCGGCCCAGTTTCCCTTGCGGTACGGTGTTCGAACCGAAGACGAATACGCCGTCGTGCCGCCCGGCTGCTATCTGGTGCTCGGCGACAACAGCGGCGACAGCGTGGATGGGCGCTATTTCGGCTGGCTGCCCAACGGCAACATCTACGGGCGCGTGGTCTGCACATGGTGGCCCGTGGATCGCTGGCGCGATTTCACCGGTTTCTCGAAAACCTGGTGGGGCAAGGGGATTCTTTACGGTCCCCCGGCGCTGCTGATCGCATGGGAAGGGCTGGCTGTTGTCCGGCGAAGGCGGGCAAGAAACGGCGGATAG
- a CDS encoding ABC transporter substrate-binding protein produces MNAIRTGLAFGGVAAAFVLLYSLTGSPPAPPPGKTVINVWHPWPGDQGEEFRRLVDLFNEGNPSLHVRLLYVPNNLSSSQKLFLSISAGMPPDCTFVDGPQVCEWAARGAIVPLDDLMAAQGVRNDDFWEPCWRQNRFRGQTYALTYCADPNFAFFWNREVFREAGLLEGGPPKTLEDLDRLTKALTRFDANGRMTRIGFIPWNVFGYANSTFTWGWAFGGEFYDDARERILCGEDPRILQAVKWMKSFADEYGFERINSFAEGFGDQADSPFIRGKIAMAAGHVSNIKLFQKYAPDLDYGAVPFPYPAHMGSDHSAWMGGWCLAIPRGSAQPEKAFAFMKWLCTSAEAGRSMIVTTGTFPGYKASPGFELVKGNEKLEVFYDVLKNTRHQRPVMPAQAYFMGALDRAISDVLNAIKTPEQALLYAQTETQKELDRVLGKQ; encoded by the coding sequence TTGAACGCAATCCGGACGGGTCTGGCATTTGGCGGAGTGGCGGCGGCATTTGTCCTGTTATATTCCCTGACGGGTTCGCCGCCGGCCCCGCCGCCGGGCAAGACCGTGATCAATGTGTGGCATCCGTGGCCGGGGGATCAGGGCGAGGAATTCCGGCGGCTGGTGGACCTGTTCAACGAGGGCAATCCGTCCCTCCATGTGCGCCTCCTCTACGTGCCCAACAACCTCTCGTCCAGCCAAAAACTGTTTCTTTCGATTTCGGCGGGCATGCCGCCGGATTGCACGTTCGTGGACGGTCCGCAAGTGTGCGAATGGGCCGCGCGGGGCGCCATCGTCCCGCTCGACGACTTGATGGCCGCGCAGGGCGTGCGCAACGACGATTTCTGGGAACCCTGCTGGAGGCAGAACCGGTTTCGCGGCCAAACCTATGCCCTTACTTACTGCGCCGACCCGAATTTCGCCTTCTTTTGGAACAGGGAAGTGTTTCGGGAAGCGGGCCTGCTCGAGGGCGGGCCGCCGAAAACGCTCGAAGACCTCGATCGCCTCACGAAGGCCCTTACCCGTTTCGACGCCAACGGCCGCATGACGCGCATCGGCTTCATCCCTTGGAACGTGTTCGGTTACGCGAACTCGACGTTTACGTGGGGCTGGGCCTTTGGAGGCGAGTTTTACGACGACGCCCGCGAGCGCATCCTGTGCGGCGAAGATCCGCGTATTCTCCAGGCCGTGAAGTGGATGAAGTCCTTCGCGGACGAATACGGATTCGAGCGAATCAACAGTTTTGCCGAGGGCTTCGGCGACCAGGCCGACAGCCCCTTCATCCGGGGCAAGATCGCAATGGCCGCGGGCCACGTCTCGAACATCAAGTTGTTCCAGAAATACGCGCCCGATCTCGACTATGGCGCGGTTCCATTTCCATACCCCGCGCACATGGGATCCGACCACAGCGCGTGGATGGGCGGCTGGTGTTTGGCCATTCCGCGCGGGTCCGCCCAACCCGAAAAGGCCTTCGCGTTCATGAAATGGCTGTGCACCAGCGCGGAAGCGGGCCGCTCGATGATCGTGACCACAGGCACCTTCCCCGGATACAAGGCCAGCCCCGGCTTCGAGTTGGTCAAGGGCAACGAGAAACTGGAAGTGTTCTATGATGTGCTGAAAAACACCCGGCACCAGCGCCCCGTCATGCCCGCGCAGGCCTATTTCATGGGCGCGCTCGACCGGGCCATCAGCGACGTTCTCAACGCCATCAAAACGCCCGAACAGGCCCTCCTGTACGCCCAGACCGAAACCCAGAAGGAACTCGACCGGGTCTTGGGAAAACAATAA
- the recO gene encoding DNA repair protein RecO, whose product MSQERTEAVVLRGVDFGETSRIVTFLCPERGRLACMAKGVRRKNSALAPALDTLNHVELLYYWRDGREVQTLAEASLLDGFTGIKADLAKAAFAAFPMELAAKVAQTNEPSRELFATLVRGLRGLNAWTGAAAVHAAWQAMALLAAAGFDPSLDACAVCGAPIKAAHGFSLSGGATCAACPAERRLSAAQYEALRTLSGARSACPDIGAVPGLCGLLSAYAAHQLETEFRSIRVIAEMLA is encoded by the coding sequence GTGTCGCAGGAACGCACAGAAGCGGTGGTGTTGCGCGGTGTTGATTTCGGCGAGACGAGCCGCATCGTCACGTTTTTGTGTCCGGAGCGCGGGCGGCTGGCCTGCATGGCAAAAGGCGTTCGGAGAAAAAACAGCGCCTTGGCGCCGGCGCTCGACACGCTCAATCACGTCGAACTGCTGTATTACTGGCGGGACGGCCGCGAGGTGCAGACGCTGGCGGAAGCGTCGCTGCTCGACGGATTCACGGGTATCAAGGCGGACCTCGCCAAGGCGGCGTTCGCGGCGTTTCCCATGGAACTGGCCGCGAAGGTTGCGCAGACAAACGAACCGTCGCGGGAACTGTTCGCGACGCTGGTTCGCGGACTGCGCGGCCTGAACGCATGGACGGGCGCGGCGGCGGTGCATGCGGCGTGGCAGGCGATGGCGTTGCTGGCGGCGGCGGGGTTCGACCCGTCGCTCGACGCGTGCGCGGTGTGCGGCGCGCCGATAAAAGCGGCGCACGGTTTTTCGTTGTCGGGCGGCGCGACATGCGCGGCGTGCCCGGCGGAACGGCGGCTGAGCGCGGCGCAGTACGAGGCGTTGCGGACGCTGTCGGGCGCGCGGAGCGCCTGTCCGGACATCGGGGCCGTGCCGGGCCTGTGCGGATTGTTGAGCGCCTACGCAGCGCACCAGTTGGAAACGGAGTTTCGCAGCATTCGGGTGATTGCCGAGATGCTGGCGTGA
- a CDS encoding tetratricopeptide repeat protein: MAFGGENAESYHDEGLTAMMKGDVAAAVQFFTRAIQMDNSYAASYHQLGKCYLRLGEPRKAVELLRQVVARKPNLIPAKIDLGYAFLAMNAPEEARTQFGAILEVQPQNARANLGMAHVCFHAGAWENAVAFAQAARMHGGANFATLYVLGRAAQQAGMQVIAEDALAEAEKLIEKSVELTPDSPEGHYLRGEICFAQGRFGPALEHYRAAEDRADPKKYYLAFGENFTRVDIMAKRGLCLQRMGNLAGAKELGKQILAVAPENNLAKSLAEL; the protein is encoded by the coding sequence ATGGCGTTTGGCGGCGAGAATGCCGAAAGTTACCACGACGAGGGATTGACGGCGATGATGAAGGGCGATGTCGCCGCCGCGGTCCAGTTTTTCACGCGGGCCATCCAAATGGACAATTCCTACGCCGCATCCTATCACCAATTGGGCAAGTGTTACCTGCGACTCGGCGAACCGCGGAAGGCCGTCGAACTGCTGCGGCAGGTCGTCGCCCGCAAGCCGAACCTAATTCCCGCCAAAATAGACCTCGGTTACGCATTCCTGGCCATGAACGCGCCCGAGGAGGCGCGCACACAGTTTGGCGCCATCCTTGAAGTCCAGCCGCAAAACGCCCGGGCCAACCTTGGCATGGCGCACGTCTGTTTCCATGCGGGCGCGTGGGAGAATGCCGTCGCGTTCGCGCAGGCGGCACGGATGCACGGCGGCGCGAATTTCGCCACCCTCTACGTGCTCGGACGCGCGGCCCAACAGGCCGGTATGCAGGTCATCGCCGAGGATGCCCTCGCCGAAGCCGAGAAACTCATCGAAAAGTCCGTCGAATTGACGCCCGATTCGCCCGAAGGTCATTACCTGCGCGGCGAGATTTGCTTTGCGCAGGGGCGGTTCGGGCCGGCCCTCGAACATTACCGCGCCGCCGAGGATCGCGCCGATCCGAAAAAATACTACCTGGCGTTTGGCGAAAATTTTACCCGTGTGGACATCATGGCCAAGCGCGGATTGTGCCTGCAACGCATGGGCAACCTCGCCGGCGCAAAGGAACTCGGCAAGCAAATCCTGGCCGTCGCGCCGGAAAACAATCTCGCCAAATCGCTCGCGGAACTTTGA
- a CDS encoding glycoside hydrolase family 31 protein yields the protein MTLRGCLARGVKVLAAGLVLLAVLVYFYFVLPFWGIPFNAQRHGRPPITPPWALECWLWEDDVNTGAFVAELLEGYAKHDIPVRTILIDSPWSTRYNDFTFDEERYPQPKEFIRGLKDKGYRVVLWMTSMVNRTNPDTSIRDASDWFEEARKNGFLVADGAIMRWWKGRGGCIDYTNPAAMAWWRGMQDQVLDLGIDGWKLDGADTLCFTLLFGKIPFPYFKTHRGYMTTRGYMDHYAREEYRYGLTKNPEFVTLIRAYDTPYAHPEGFAPIDAAPVTWIGDRTHTWKEGTDSVNEKDLMTKKGANRGFEAAIRDILLSSKRGYCVVGDDIGGYHGGSYIPPRLYMRWAQFACFNGLFLNGGHGERRMWMRTPKELDVVRKYSWLHTELVPYMYSHVVRCHEGGKPLQRPLDKGKYHFMFGDDFLIAPIYRDSRTNTVEFPKGRWRYLFNEAEVIEGPATVTRDFPLTEYPAYIRDGAIIPLNVCRAYTGFGDEQSQGYVTWAIYPNGANVFTCHNTDKSGATTVRVAEKTGSLDISFDGVQKPHILRILMPEAPKTVQLDGKDLAETTDWRYDETNRRLWIKTASYTAGQYRIAWK from the coding sequence ATGACGCTGCGGGGATGCCTGGCGCGCGGAGTAAAAGTCCTGGCCGCAGGACTCGTCCTGCTGGCCGTGTTGGTCTATTTCTATTTTGTGCTGCCGTTTTGGGGCATTCCGTTCAATGCGCAACGGCACGGCCGGCCCCCCATTACCCCGCCGTGGGCGCTCGAATGCTGGCTCTGGGAAGACGACGTCAACACCGGCGCATTCGTTGCCGAACTGCTCGAAGGGTACGCCAAGCACGATATCCCTGTGCGCACCATCCTGATTGACAGCCCGTGGAGCACCCGCTACAACGATTTCACGTTCGACGAGGAACGGTATCCACAGCCGAAGGAATTCATTCGCGGCCTCAAGGACAAGGGATATCGCGTCGTGTTGTGGATGACCTCCATGGTCAACCGCACAAACCCGGACACTTCGATCAGGGACGCGTCGGACTGGTTCGAGGAAGCGCGCAAGAACGGTTTTCTCGTGGCCGATGGGGCCATCATGCGATGGTGGAAAGGGCGCGGCGGCTGCATTGACTACACGAACCCGGCCGCGATGGCGTGGTGGCGCGGCATGCAGGATCAAGTGCTGGACCTTGGCATTGACGGGTGGAAACTCGACGGGGCCGACACCCTATGTTTTACGCTGTTGTTCGGCAAGATACCCTTTCCTTATTTCAAGACGCATCGGGGATATATGACCACCCGGGGCTACATGGATCATTACGCGCGCGAGGAATACCGCTACGGCTTGACGAAAAATCCCGAATTCGTCACGTTGATCCGCGCCTACGACACGCCCTACGCCCATCCCGAAGGATTCGCCCCCATTGACGCCGCGCCCGTCACGTGGATCGGCGACCGGACCCATACGTGGAAGGAAGGAACCGACTCGGTCAACGAAAAGGATTTGATGACGAAGAAGGGCGCCAACCGGGGCTTCGAGGCGGCCATCCGCGACATCCTGCTCAGCTCGAAACGGGGTTATTGCGTCGTCGGCGACGATATCGGCGGCTACCATGGCGGTTCGTACATCCCGCCGCGCCTGTACATGCGCTGGGCTCAGTTCGCCTGCTTCAACGGACTGTTCCTCAACGGCGGCCACGGCGAACGCCGCATGTGGATGCGCACGCCCAAAGAGTTGGACGTCGTCCGGAAATACTCGTGGCTCCACACCGAACTGGTCCCCTATATGTACAGCCACGTCGTGCGTTGCCACGAGGGCGGTAAGCCCTTGCAACGCCCGCTCGACAAAGGCAAGTACCATTTCATGTTCGGCGACGATTTTCTCATCGCGCCGATTTATCGCGACAGCCGCACGAACACGGTTGAATTTCCCAAGGGACGGTGGCGCTACCTCTTCAACGAGGCCGAAGTCATCGAAGGCCCGGCGACCGTCACGCGCGACTTCCCGCTCACCGAATATCCGGCCTATATCCGCGACGGCGCCATCATTCCGCTCAATGTCTGCCGGGCCTACACCGGCTTCGGCGATGAACAATCCCAGGGATACGTCACATGGGCCATCTATCCGAACGGCGCCAATGTGTTCACCTGCCACAACACCGACAAGAGCGGCGCGACGACCGTCCGCGTTGCCGAAAAAACCGGTTCGCTCGATATTTCCTTTGACGGCGTCCAAAAACCGCACATCCTGCGCATCCTCATGCCCGAAGCACCCAAAACCGTCCAACTGGACGGCAAGGATCTCGCCGAAACGACCGACTGGCGTTACGACGAAACAAATCGCCGTCTCTGGATCAAAACGGCCAGTTACACCGCGGGGCAATACCGGATTGCGTGGAAATAA